Proteins encoded in a region of the Pieris rapae chromosome 10, ilPieRapa1.1, whole genome shotgun sequence genome:
- the LOC110996092 gene encoding DDB1- and CUL4-associated factor 7, giving the protein MSMPHSSSSTTSSSTKRKEIYKYQAPWPLYSMNWSVRPDKRFRLALGSFVEEYNNKVQIISLDEETSEFSAKSTFDHPYPTTKIMWIPDSKGVYPDLLATSGDYLRIWRAGEPYTLFECVLNNNKNSDFCAPLTSFDWNEVDPNLIGTSSIDTTCTIWGLETGQVLGRVNEVSGHVKTQLIAHDKEVYDIAFSRAGGGRDMFASVGADGSVRMFDLRHLEHSTIIYEDPQHTPLLRLAWNKQDPNYLATIAMDACEVIILDVRVPCTPVARLNNHRACVNGIAWAPHSSCHICTAGDDHQALIWDIQQMPRAIEDPILAYTAAEGEVNQIQWGATQPDWIAICYNRHTEILRV; this is encoded by the exons ATGTCGATGCCACATAGTAGTTCAAGTACAACAAGCTCAAGTACAAAGCGAAAGGAAATCTATAA ATATCAGGCACCATGGCCTCTTTACTCGATGAACTGGTCAGTTCGCCCAGATAAACGATTTAGATTGGCTCTCGGAAGTTTTGTTGAAGAGTACAATAATaag GTACAAATAATATCGCTTGATGAAGAGACAAGTGAATTTAGTGCTAAAAGCACTTTTGATCACCCTTACCCAACTACCAAAATCATGTGGATACCAGATAGTAAGGGCGTATACCCTGACTTGCTTGCAACAAGTG gtGATTACCTTAGAATCTGGCGTGCTGGTGAACCTTACACACTATTTGAATGTGTCCTAAACAACAACAAGAATTCAGACTTTTGTGCTCCCCTTACTTCTTTTGACTGGAATGAAGTAGACCCTAACCTGATTGGAACGAGTAGTATTGACACAACTTGTACTATTTGGGGCCTGGAGACTGGTCAAGTCCTGGGAAGGGTCAACGAGGTGTCAGGACATGTGAAGACACAGCTTATTGCTCATGATAag GAAGTATATGACATAGCATTTAGTCGTGCTGGTGGTGGCCGAGATATGTTTGCGTCCGTAGGAGCTGATGGCTCTGTGAGAATGTTTGACCTGCGGCATTTAGAGCACTCAACTATTATATACGAG GATCCCCAACACACCCCACTGCTACGATTGGCATGGAACAAACAAGACCCTAACTACTTAGCAACTATTGCTATGGACGCATGTGAGGTCATTATTTTGGATGTACGGGTCCCTTGTACCCCCGTTGCCAGATTGAACAACCATAGAGCCTGTGTCAATGGAATTGCTTGGGCACCCCACAg CTCCTGTCACATCTGCACAGCCGGTGATGACCACCAAGCATTGATCTGGGATATTCAGCAAATGCCAAGAGCTATAGAGGACCCCATTTTGGCCTACACCGCTGCTGAAGGGGAAGTAAATCAAATACAATGGGGCGCAACACAACCTGACTGGATAGCAATATGCTACAACCGACATACTGAAATACTCAGGGTATAA
- the LOC110996079 gene encoding ATPase family protein 2 homolog — translation MPPKQGKKTLWVECEKCNCTIPTNDKNIHIELNCGKDQVKCPYVEGSKLYSWLERCGSLPENAPSNAVLIHPSAGTLIGAVIGCPLEIKKKGSPAILRRMWPSKTSSPAAVIIQAADLSASWCSDNKSVIVSVLEQELPSAITVNIKINNQKIDSHIIDLLQEHFKNYFVCIGSILVYYYFGKKIEIEFVNIKAETLSDAHVWFSLSENTIWKIDKNTVDKCKKPQMVGGYDDIIDDIKTLIQISFNIEGIAAHFQPTRGLLLYGHSGIGKTAICRYLIDNLKCNHIEINGPTIFSKYFGETEASMKNLFAKAINSEPCIVIVDEIETICPRRSSGSTEQERRVTSAFVSLLDSLHEENNRVFILATTRKPDAIDPMLRRFGRLDKEIEVPVPDRLRRKDILYVLLKGLPTKVPSDEIDSIADMAHGYVAADLVNLCTQASLKCIKRGSKIIEMEDIISALTIVRPSAMRELLIEIPNVRWTDIGGLDQLKLKLRQAVEWPLKHSESFHRLGVKAPAGVLLYGPPGCSKTMIAKALATESGLNFLSIKGPELFSKFVGESERAVRDLFTKARQVAPSIIFFDEMDAIGGERGAGEASVHERVLAQLLTELDGVVPLKSVTILAATNRPDRMDRALLRPGRLDRLIYVPLPDFETRLQIVEIKLSKMSISDDVNSHYVATKTEGFSGAELHALCQEAALQALENNLDCPAVRMEHFQNVLKDFRPRTPQSLLKIYEEFSLGQQMN, via the exons ATGCCACCGAAGCAGGGAAAGAAAACATTATGGGTGGAATGTGAGAAATGTAACTGCACTATACCaacaaatgataaaaatattcacataGAATTGAATTGTGGCAAAGACCAAGTGAAATGTCCATATGTAGAAGGTAGTAAATTGTATTCGTGGCTTGAGAGATGTGGTTCTCTACCTGAGAATGCCCCTAGCAATGCTGTTTTAATACATCCCTCTGCAGGAACATTAATTGGGGCAGTTATTGGATGCCCTTTAGAGATAAAAAAGAAGGGTTCTCCAGCAATACTCAGACGAATGTGGCCTTCTAAAACATCTTCACCGGCAGCTGTAATCATACAAGCAGCAG ATCTGTCCGCAAGTTGGTGCAGTGATAATAAAAGTGTTATTGTATCTGTATTAGAACAAGAGCTTCCATCAGCAAttactgttaatattaaaataaacaatcagAAAATTGATAGTCATATTATTGATCTATTGCAAgaacatttcaaaaattattttgtgtgcatTGGCAGTATACtagtttactactattttggtaaaaaaatagaaatagaatttgtaaatataaaagcaGAAACCTTATCTGATGCACATGTTTGGTTTAGTTTATCTGAAAATACTATTTGGAAAATAGATAAGAATACTGTAGATAAATGTAAGAAACCACAGATGGTTGGAGGATATGATGATATTATTGatgacataaaaacattaattcaaatatcatttaatatagaaggAATAGCTGCTCATTTTCAACCAACAAGAGGACTTCTGCTTTATGGACATTCAGGTATTGGTAAAACTGCAATTTGCAgatatttaatagataatttaaaatgtaaccaTATTGAAATCAATGGACCCACAattttcagtaaatattttGGTGAAACTGAAGCTTCTATGAAAAATCTTTTTGCAAAGGCTATAAACAGTGAACCTTGCATTGTAATTGTTGATGAAATAGAGACAATATGTCCTAGGCGATCATCAGGCAGTACAGAGCAAGAAAGAAGAGTGACATCAGCATTTGTTTCTCTATTGGACAGCTTACATGAAGAAAACAATAGAGTGTTTATATTAGCAACAACACGAAAACCAGATGCAATAGATCCCATGCTTCGAAGATTTGGAAGATTAGATAAAGAAATAGAGGTTCCAGTACCTGACAGGTTACGAAGAAAAGATATATTGTATGTCCTTCTTAAAGGACTTCCTACTAAAGTGCCTTCAGATGAAATTGATTCAATAGCTGACATGGCTCATGGGTATGTGGCAGCGGATTTAGTGAACCTGTGTACTCAGGcttcattaaaatgtattaagcgAGGAAGCAAGATAATTGAAATGGAAGATATCATTAGTGCATTGACAATTGTTCGGCCGAGTGCAATGAGAGAACTATTGATAGAAATCCCCAATGTCCGCTGGACAGATATAGGTGGGCTTGATCAATTAAAGCTTAAACTGCGTCAGGCAGTAGAGTGGCCTCTTAAACATTCAGAAAGTTTTCACAGACTTGGTGTTAAGGCCCCTGCTGGAGTACTACTTTATGGTCCTCCTGGTTGTTCGAAAACTATGATTGCCAAAGCATTAGCCACAGAAAGTGGACTCAATTTTCTTTCAATCAAAGGACCAGAGCTGTTCTCAAAATTTGTTGGTGAATCAGAAAGAGCTGTCAGAGATTTATTTACCAAAGCGCGACAGGTGGCaccatcaattatattttttgatgagATGGATGCAATTGGAGGTGAAAGAGGAGCAGGAGAAGCCAGTGTACATGAGCGAGTGTTGGCACAGCTTTTAACAGAACTAGATGGTGTGGTGCCCCTCAAGTCAGTCACCATACTTGCAGCCACAAATCGACCAGACAGGATGGATAGGGCCTTGTTGCGGCCAGGTAGATTAGACAGACTTATTTATGTACCATTACCAGACTTTGAAACTAGATTGCAAatagttgaaataaaattgtctaaGATGAGCATCAGTGATGATGTTAATTCTCATTATGTGGCCACCAAAACCGAGGGATTCTCAGGTGCAGAATTACATGCTCTATGTCAAGAAGCAGCACTACAGGCATTAGAGAACAATTTGGATTGTCCCGCTGTGAGAATGGaacattttcaaaatgtaCTAAAAGACTTTAGGCCACGGACACCCCAGTCCCTGCTTAAAATTTATGAAGAATTCTCTTTGGGTCAACAAATGAATTAA
- the LOC110996088 gene encoding gamma-secretase subunit Aph-1 gives MTLAEFFSCTLLAFGPPFSMFAMTIAKDPVRIIIMIAAAFFWLLSFLVSSLVWFIVVPLRSYLAFGMVFAVAFQEIFRYFIYLLLRKTEAGLKEISENNEISSHKLEMAYVSGLGFGIMSGAFALVNVLADSVGPGTLGLQNGTEFFFVSSAAMTLCMILLNTFWSVIFFNGMDEKNYKKICWVVGSHFLVSGISLMNSKGLYLFTILPSYIILVITAITAFKCAGGNIASLLNSCFSKA, from the exons ATGACACTCGCAGAGTTTTTTAGTTGTACTTTACTTGCTTTCGGTCCCCCGTTTTCAATGTTCGCAATGACTATAGCTAAAGATCCAGTAAGAATTATAATCATGATCGCAGCAGCATTTTTCTGGCTTCTATCGTTTTTAGTATCCTCTTTGGTATGGTTCATTGTTGTCCCACTTCGAAGCTATTTAGCTTTTGGTATGGTGTTCGCAGTGGCATTTCAG gaaaTTTTCAGATACTTTATATACTTGCTACTTAGAAAAACTGAGGCAGGTCTTAAAGAAATATCGGAGAATAATGAAATTAGTAGTCACAAATTAGAGATGGCCTATGTTTCTGGTCTAGGATTTGGTATTATGAGTGGCGCATTTGCCTTGGTTAATGTTCTAGCAGATTCT gtcGGACCAGGTACTCTAGGTCTTCAAAATGGAACTGAGTTCTTCTTTGTCTCGAGCGCTGCTATGACTCTTTGTATGattttacttaatacattttggAGTGTTATTTTCTTCAATGGAATGGATGAAAAGAACTACAAGAAGATATGTTGGGTTGTTGGTTCACACTTTTTAGTATCTGGCATAAGTTTAATGAACTCAAAagggctatatttatttaccattttaccctcctatattattttagtaatcaCAGCAATTACCGCATTTAAGTGTGCTGGAGGAAACATTGCTTCTTTATTAAACTCTTGCTTTTCCAAGGCCTAA
- the LOC110996089 gene encoding uncharacterized protein LOC110996089, giving the protein MNDQNSKMPEPRKVGVWTEGAPLQTKELIIPKKSLESLDDIPTLPDIDDFQDILEKEISKPPMTERKDTETANTLAEVSGGITSSVEGIDAALDVLKTYIPHDSDSPDTIWTIDSLLMQLNEEIDDN; this is encoded by the exons ATGAATGATCAGAATTCAAAAATGCCAGAGCCTCGTAAGGTTGGTGTTTGGACAGAAGGTGCTCCATTACAAACAAA AGAACTTATAATTCCAAAAAAATCACTAGAATCATTGGATGATATACCTACATTACCTGATATAGATGATTTTCAAGATATCCTAGAAAAGGAAATATCAAAGCCTCCTAT GACTGAGAGAAAGGATACTGAAACAGCTAATACTTTAGCTGAGGTCAGTGGTGGGATTACATCTTCAGTTGAAGGTATTGATGCAGCATTAGATGTTCTCAAAACATATATTCCTCACGATTCAGATTCACCGGACACTATTTGGACAATCGACTCTTTATTAATGCAACTCAATGAAGAAATTGATGataactaa